In one window of Sciurus carolinensis chromosome X, mSciCar1.2, whole genome shotgun sequence DNA:
- the LOC124972413 gene encoding heat shock transcription factor, X-linked member 3-like: MASECNEEHPEVQVAPSVSKEPVSKPPSLPSPDPKVDSEQVSDGPDDRALGQDPGSQESLPPEEPNQSVTSEEGHENLLGLSFPRKLWVIVESDAFRSVHWSGEGDTVVIEADLFQSEVLGRRGAERIFETDSLKSFIRQLNLYGFSKIRPKDTGVHSRVNKRTMIYRNSNFQKDKPGLLENICKKGQRRNSARRATCAPKPPKNPAGQETGASSPKRKKLVATRHSPRFHRFHREVGAEEALPQREAPDDQGPRGTQSFMLSGVWAMGNASDLPPENQAPQEPRGPSGEGTSGNDTSVPQATAGMEGEGEVPGSPPGFPDYCSVMSLYNTCYSILLAALSAMSPREPFDGGEEDDNEEEEDVQEGSSDYKCALCEQFKDNSRL, translated from the exons ATGGCCAGCGAGTGTAATGAAGAGCACCCTGAAGTCCAGGTGGCCCCGTCGGTCAGCAAAGAACCAGTGAGCAAGCCCCCATCTCTTCCTTCACCCGACCCCAAGGTGGATTCAGAGCAGGTTTCGGACGGGCCTGATGACCGAGCCCTGGGCCAGGATCCTGGCTCCCAAGAGAGCCTGCCACCAGAAGAACCAAACCAGAGTGTGACCAGCGAGGAAGGCCACGAGAACCTTCTTGGGCTCTCCTTCCCCAGAAAGCTTTGGGTGATCGTAGAGAGCGATGCCTTCAGGTCTGTGCATTGGAGTGGGGAAGGAGACACCGTGGTCATCGAGGCGGACCTTTTCCAGAGTGAAGTCCTTGGCCGGAGGGGCGCTGAGAGGATTTTTGAGACGGACAGCTTGAAGAGTTTCATTCGCCAGCTGAACCTCTACGGATTCAGCAAGATCCGCCCAAAGGACACTGGGGTTCACTCTCGGGTGAACAAAAGAACGATG aTCTACCGCAACTCCAACTTCCAGAAAGACAAGCCGGGCCTCCTGGAGAACATCTGCAAAAAAGGACAACGGAGAAACTCTGCTCGGCGAGCAACCTGCGCGCCAAAGCCTCCGAAGAACCCGGCTGGGCAAGAGACTGGCGCGTCCTCTCCGAAGAGAAAGAAGCTGGTGGCCACCAGACACTCCCCACGATTCCACCGATTCCACCGTGAGGTCGGGGCAGAGGAGGCGCTGCCCCAGAGGGAAGCCCCCGACGACCAGGGCCCCAGAGGCACGCAGTCCTTCATGCTCTCTGGGGTGTGGGCTATGGGCAATGCCTCCGATCTTCCCCCGGAAAACCAGGCCCCTCAGGAGCCCAGGGGCCCAAGTGGGGAGGGCACCTCTGGGAATGACACATCTGTGCCCCAGGCTACTGCCGGAATGGAAGGCGAAGGGGAAGTACCCGGCAGCCCCCCAGGTTTCCCCGATTACTGTTCCGTCATGTCTCTGTACAACACTTGTTACTCCATCCTGCTGGCCGCCCTCTCGGCCATGTCCCCAAGGGAACCCTTTGACGGAGGCGAGGAGGATGacaatgaggaggaggaggacgtgCAGGAGGGCTCCTcagattacaagtgtgcactgtGTGAGCAGTTCAAAGACAATTCACGTCTGTGA